A single region of the Gossypium arboreum isolate Shixiya-1 chromosome 12, ASM2569848v2, whole genome shotgun sequence genome encodes:
- the LOC128285342 gene encoding ATP synthase epsilon chain, chloroplastic-like, producing MTLNLCVLTPNRILWDSKVKEIILSTNSRKIGVFSNHAPIAATIDIGILRIHLNDQWLTMALMGGFAKIDNNEITILVNDAEKGSDIDPQEAHQALEIAEANLRKAEGKRQTIEANLALRQARTRVEAINAIS from the coding sequence ATGACCTTAAATCTTTGCGTACTTACCCCTAATCGAATTCTTTGGGATTCAAAAGTGAAAGAAATCATTTTATCTACTAATAGCAGGAAAATTGGCGTATTTTCAAATCACGCGCCTATTGCCGCAACTATAGATATAGGTATTTTGAGAATACACCTTAACGACCAATGGTTAACAATGGCTCTGATGGGTGGTTTTGCTAAAATAGACAATAATGAAATCACTATTTTAGTAAATGATGCGGAGAAGGGTAGTGACATTGATCCACAAGAAGCTCATCAAGCTCTTGAAATAGCGGAAGCTAACTTGAGGAAAGCTGAAGGCAAGAGGCAAACAATTGAGGCAAATCTAGCTCTTAGACAGGCTAGGACACGAGTCGAGGCTATCAACGCGATTTCGTAA